The Heliorestis convoluta genome includes the window TGAGCTTCGTCATTAAGAAAAATAACTTCCACAGTAAACAGAATTTTCCCAATATATATTTTTTTCAATAATAATACTATAAGAGAAAAAGAGCCTATTAAGAGAGGCTCTTTTTCTTATGCTTTTGACAGACCTTGTTAGGTTTTGCAGGTTAGTGTAGAATATTTAGGTAGTCGTGGATAGACTAGATTGAGTAGCACTAAAGGGCATTCCCGGCGCGGGAGGCCAGATGGGAGCCCGAACATCGCACGGGGAGGAAGGAAAATAAATGACAGACGTAAAAGCAGAAAAGGGAACTTGGACTGTAAAGAAAGGTCTTGCTGACATGCTCAAAGGTGGCGTGATCATGGATGTTACAACGCCAGAGCAAGCAAAAATTGCAGAAGAAGCTGGCGCTTGTGCCGTAATGGCCTTAGAAAGGGTGCCTGCTGATATCAGAGCCGCTGGTGGCGTCGCTCGCATGGCTGATCCGACTGTCGTTCTACGTATTATGGACGCTGTTACCATTCCAGTCATGGCGAAAGCACGGATTGGTCACTTTGTAGAAGCACAAGTGTTAGAGTCACTCGGTGCAGACTACATTGACGAATCAGAAGTTCTTACACCAGCTGATGATCTCTATCATATCAACAAGAATGACTTCAAAGTTCCTTTTGTCTGTGGAGCTCGCAACTTAGGGGAAGCCCTTCGTCGTATTGGTGAAGGTGCCGCCATGATTCGAACAAAAGGTGAGCCTGGCACAGGCAACGTTGTAGAAGCCGTTCGTCATGCTCGTCAAGTTCTGAGCGATATTCGCAAGCTTGTGAATATGCCAGAAGAAGAAATGATGACATTTGCGAAAGAAATTGGAGCACCTTTTGATCTGCTTCGCCAAGTGGCGAAAGAAGGTCGTTTGCCTGTTGTCAACTTTGCAGCAGGTGGTATTGCCACGCCTGCCGATGCAGCTTTGATGATGCAAATCGGTGTAGATGGCGTATTTGTCGGCTCCGGTATCTTCAAATCAGGCGACCCCGTTCGTCGCGCCAAAGCCATTGTAGCCGCTACAACCCACTACAACGATCCCAAGATTATTGCAGAAGTCTCCAAAGACTTAGGCGAACCCATGGTGGGCATTGAGATTCCTACCATTCCTGCTGAGCAACGGATGCAAGAGCGAGGCTGGTAGAAGTCCATGAGAAGAAAAATCGGCTTATTGGCCATGCAAGGTGCTTTTGTAGACCATGAGAAGGTGATGCAAAAGCTCGATTGCGAAACGCTACAAGTTCGTACGCCAGAACAGCTTGGTCAAGTTGACGGTTTGATCATACCCGGTGGAGAAAGCACGACCATTGGAAAGCTCATGGACCAGTTTGGTCTTGTTGATGCCGTTACAGAAAGAGTTCGTAACGGCATGCCGATCTGGGGAACTTGCGCTGGTATGATTTTGCTAGCAAAAGAAATTGAAGGTTCTGATCAACTACGACTGGGTCTTATGGACTTAAAAGTTCGACGCAATGCCTTCGGTCGGCAAGTCGATTCTTTTGAAGCGCCTCTTCAGATAGAAGAACTCGGACAAGAGCCTTTTCCTGCTGTTTTCATCCGGGCTCCATATATTGCTGAGAAAAGTGACAATGTATCAATCTTAGCAACGTACCAGGACAAAATTGTTGCAGTGCGCCAAGGTTGTTGCCTAGCTGCAGCATTTCACCCTGAATTGACTGCAGACAGTCGTATGCATCAATACTTTCTTGACATGGTGAACCAATCCCTGTAAAATTTGAAAAAACAAAGTCATAGTTTTTACAGAATGAATATATCTTTTTATGTCTCTATCCAAGGGAACAGAAAGATGGATCGTCTTCTATGGTGGTGAAAGAAACGAATGGGCATATATCGAGGAAATGGCGTAGAATTATACTATGAACTCCATGGACCTCATGATGCCCCTGTCCTCGTTTTTACTCATGGAGCAGGATGGGATCATGAGCAGTGGACTCCACAGATTAAAGAATTTTCTAAGGATTATCGTGTCCTTGTCTGGGATATTCGCAGCCATGGTCGCTCTTCCTGCTCTAATGAAGCCCTAGAAGGGAAGTTATTTAGCCAGGATTTGCTCCATTTATTGGACCATTTAGATATTGAAAAAGCAGTTCTAGCTGGCTGCTCCATGGGAGGGCATATCTCTCTTCGTGCTGCTGTAGAAAGACCTGACAAAGTCGCAGCTGTTGTTGCCATGGGGACACCTGTGACAAGTGCTTTTAACTGGTATAATCGATTGGGACGCTGTTTTAAAGAACGATCCATACGCAAAATGACGATGGAAATCGTCGATATGTCCCTGCAATCCTTTTCCTTTTTTGCCTATGGCTTATCGATGCGCATGCTTTCGATGGAAACACTGGCGAAGCTTCATGCGAAAGGTTTAAGCATGATTAGCCCACAGTTAAGAGAATATTTTTATCAGGTTACTGTAAAGCATAAGAAAGAACAATGGATCCGCATTTTCAATACGGTGTCAAGAATGGAGCTTTTGGAAGACCTTCCTAAAGTATCTTGCCCCACCATGGTGATTGAAGGCGATGCTGAGTGGATGATGCGTCGACAGCATCGATACATTTGTGAATGTATTGATGGAACAGTGCACTGTCTCGTCAGCGACGCAGGACATGCAGCCAATCTTGACAATCCGGAAAAAGTAAATAGCCTGCTACGGGATTTTTTAGACAAGACGGTTTTTACTCCTGTAGAGCCAGCAGCAGAAAATCCCAAAGCCTCAGCTTTGCCGCCAGTGAATTGGCCTGCTTGTCAGCCCTAGATAGATCTTGCCAACAAAGAAAAGCTATGGTAGAATTCTCACAAATCCTATATTTATAGTGATGATGGGGAACAGTAACCAGAGAATAGGTGCAGAAAGTTGGCGGGTTCGATGCGAGCCAATCCTAATAACTGGTGAATTTCCACCCCTGATGCTGGCGATGATGAATCGTCCGGTCATGTCCGTTACGCATGGTTGAGTGGACTTTCGAGAGGAAGTCAAGCAGGGTGGTAACGCGGGTAGCCTCTCGTCCCTGACCATAGTGTCAGTGACGGGAGGTTTTTATGTTTCAGCCCACTTTGTATACAAGGACTCTGTATACAAACGAATTAGGACCCCTGGATATCCTAAGGAGGAATAAGATTATGTATGAAAAAGAATACCTCATGTTACCGGGGCCGACACCTGTACCGCCTCGCGTATTGAGGGCTCTGTCAGAACCTCTGATCAACCATAGAGGTCCTGCTTTCAAAAAACTGATTGAAGATGTAACTGAAGGCATCAAATTTGTCTATCAGACGAAGTACGATGTTCTTGTTCTCCCTGCTTCCGGTACTGGCGGCATGGAAGCTTCTATTGTGAATTTTCTCTCACCAGGTGATAAGGTACTCGCTTTATCGATTGGTGCCTTTGGTGATCGCTATGCGACCATTGCCAAGAATTATGGTTGTGTCGTTGATAAAGTTGACTTCGAATGGGGCACTGCCATTGATTTAGAAGCGGTAAAAGCAAAGCTGGCCGCTGACGTAAAGCAAGAATACAAGGCCATTTTAGTCACTCATAATGAGACATCTACAGGCGTTTGCAACGATCTTAAAGGATTGGCAGAAATCAGAGGCAATCATCCGGCTTTATTACTTGTAGATTCTGTTTCAGGTCTTGGTGTAATGGATGTAAGGCCGGACGAGTGGGGACTTGATGTCGTTGTAACAGCAGCGCAGAAAGGGTTTATGATTCCACCAGGTCTGGCCTTTATCTCCGTAAGCCCAAGAGCCTGGGAAGCCTATGAGCAATCGAAAGCACCTAAGTTTTACTGGGATCTTGGTTCAGCGAAGAAATTTTTAGACAAAGGTCAGACACCAGTAACTCCAGCATTGCCTCAGTATACAGGTCTTCGAGAAGCACTTAAGATCTTCCAGGAAAAAGGCATGGAGTTCATGTTTGCCAAGCAACTTTATTTGCGCGATATGACTCGAGCTGCCGTAAAAGCTTTAGGTCTCAAGCCATTGGCCGAAGATGCCATTGCTTCTGCAGCTGTTACAGCTGTATGGGCACCGGAAGGCATTGAAGCCAAGGCAATTAATAAAAAAATGCGGGAAGAATATAATGTCGTTCTCGCCGGTGGACAAAAACAACTAGAGAACAGAATCTTCCGCATCGGTCATCTTGGCTATGTACAACATCTAGACATTCTTGCTACCATCGGAGCGCTGGAAATGTGTCTCCAAGAGCTCGGTTACCCTGTAGAACTTGGTCAAGGTACCAAAGCCGTACAAGAAGTCATTATGTCAAGAAAGGGGATCATTTGATCTTATGCGCGTACTTGTTTGCGACCCTATATCACAGCAAGGTATCGAAGTTTTTCAGGC containing:
- the pdxS gene encoding pyridoxal 5'-phosphate synthase lyase subunit PdxS, producing MTDVKAEKGTWTVKKGLADMLKGGVIMDVTTPEQAKIAEEAGACAVMALERVPADIRAAGGVARMADPTVVLRIMDAVTIPVMAKARIGHFVEAQVLESLGADYIDESEVLTPADDLYHINKNDFKVPFVCGARNLGEALRRIGEGAAMIRTKGEPGTGNVVEAVRHARQVLSDIRKLVNMPEEEMMTFAKEIGAPFDLLRQVAKEGRLPVVNFAAGGIATPADAALMMQIGVDGVFVGSGIFKSGDPVRRAKAIVAATTHYNDPKIIAEVSKDLGEPMVGIEIPTIPAEQRMQERGW
- the pdxT gene encoding pyridoxal 5'-phosphate synthase glutaminase subunit PdxT codes for the protein MRRKIGLLAMQGAFVDHEKVMQKLDCETLQVRTPEQLGQVDGLIIPGGESTTIGKLMDQFGLVDAVTERVRNGMPIWGTCAGMILLAKEIEGSDQLRLGLMDLKVRRNAFGRQVDSFEAPLQIEELGQEPFPAVFIRAPYIAEKSDNVSILATYQDKIVAVRQGCCLAAAFHPELTADSRMHQYFLDMVNQSL
- a CDS encoding alpha/beta fold hydrolase, with translation MGIYRGNGVELYYELHGPHDAPVLVFTHGAGWDHEQWTPQIKEFSKDYRVLVWDIRSHGRSSCSNEALEGKLFSQDLLHLLDHLDIEKAVLAGCSMGGHISLRAAVERPDKVAAVVAMGTPVTSAFNWYNRLGRCFKERSIRKMTMEIVDMSLQSFSFFAYGLSMRMLSMETLAKLHAKGLSMISPQLREYFYQVTVKHKKEQWIRIFNTVSRMELLEDLPKVSCPTMVIEGDAEWMMRRQHRYICECIDGTVHCLVSDAGHAANLDNPEKVNSLLRDFLDKTVFTPVEPAAENPKASALPPVNWPACQP
- a CDS encoding pyridoxal-phosphate-dependent aminotransferase family protein; this encodes MYEKEYLMLPGPTPVPPRVLRALSEPLINHRGPAFKKLIEDVTEGIKFVYQTKYDVLVLPASGTGGMEASIVNFLSPGDKVLALSIGAFGDRYATIAKNYGCVVDKVDFEWGTAIDLEAVKAKLAADVKQEYKAILVTHNETSTGVCNDLKGLAEIRGNHPALLLVDSVSGLGVMDVRPDEWGLDVVVTAAQKGFMIPPGLAFISVSPRAWEAYEQSKAPKFYWDLGSAKKFLDKGQTPVTPALPQYTGLREALKIFQEKGMEFMFAKQLYLRDMTRAAVKALGLKPLAEDAIASAAVTAVWAPEGIEAKAINKKMREEYNVVLAGGQKQLENRIFRIGHLGYVQHLDILATIGALEMCLQELGYPVELGQGTKAVQEVIMSRKGII